In one Bombus fervidus isolate BK054 chromosome 16, iyBomFerv1, whole genome shotgun sequence genomic region, the following are encoded:
- the Rk gene encoding G-protein coupled receptor rickets isoform X3 translates to MFRRFRRSLSNNRIETLEEHVFQRVTNLLSLDLRGNPIKEIHGNTFRNLRKLRKLILSNLKELRIFPNLNGTKSLEVLRLDRAQVTSVPTSLCEQCPKLKSLDMKSNFLTEMPNLRNCSELRVLDLASNVIPSLPDEPFKGLNMLHDLLLSNNKLQVIPSDAFVGLSRLQVLDLESNYIEYIHPDAFKETKHLEDLNLGNNVFPALPTLGLSGLLHLKTFNNPALREFPAPERFPRVQTMVLSYAYHCCSFLSVEVEDPVTKSSVQESILFPTDNDFDMILWNSSFTDIWPQLNNMTDKFGSQINELWANFGSDFTYPGNLPSYVEDYFEEQNSRATQPARTLPSHVQCLPQPGPFLPCQDLFDWWTLRCGVWVVFLLAMLGNGTVVFVLIFSRSKMDVPRFLVCNLAAADFFMGIYLGLLAVVDASTLGEFRMYAIPWQTSAGCQLAGFLGVLSSELSVYTLAVITLERNYAITHAMHLNKRLSLKHAGYIMTAGWGFALSMASLPLVGVSDYRKFAICLPFETNGNAALAYVIFLMLINGVAFLILMGCYLKMYCAIRGSQAWNSNDSRIAKRMALLVFTDFLCWSPIAFFSLTATFGLQLVSLEQAKVFAVFVLPLNSCCNPFLYAILTKQFKKDCVLICKAIEESRVTRGIGRCRHSSNFSNRQTPVNTNSLVDRSSRENQAPCACNSRLLETSQCSGYRRWGTRILWPCARDTRPRHARSDQYAYQIAEIQQKQHKRASSVSSSENFSSSRSDSWRQTHHCGIPLRLLDPKRRASSWLITRKPSQESNLSSSRNDSSGSATTASTSTWRISRSSASLEINARNTPRPTRSKPRLTRQLAIQEPEPPGSPSRLAVRLLATIPSAAETSDQQDDDNTPQN, encoded by the exons ATGTTCCGTCGGTTCCGTAGGTCCCTGTCGAACAACCGGATCGAAACACTGGAAGAACACGTTTTTCAGCGTGTCACTAATCTATTGTCGCTCGATCTACGCGGAAATCCGATCAAGGAAATACACGGCAACACTTTCCGCAATCTACGCAAGCTCCGTAAATT gATCCTTTCGAATCTGAAAGAATTACGGATATTTCCGAATCTAAATGGGACAAAATCGCTGGAGGTATTGAGGTTAGATCGCGCACAAGTGACGAGCGTTCCAACAAGTTTGTGCGAGCAGTGTCCAAAATTGAAAAGTCT CGACATGAAATCGAATTTTCTAACGGAGATGCCAAATTTACGAAATTGCAGCGAACTGAGGGTTCT GGATTTGGCCAGTAACGTGATTCCTTCATTGCCAGATGAGCCGTTTAAAGGTCTGAATATGTTACACGACCTGCTTCTGTCGAACAACAAGCTGCAAGTGATCCCAAGCGACGCGTTCGTCGGGTTGTCAAGGTTGCAGGTGTT GGATCTAGAGAGCAATTACATCGAATATATTCATCCCGATGCGTTTAAAGAGACGAAACATTTAGAGGATTT aaatCTCGGAAATAACGTATTTCCAGCACTGCCAACATTGGGACTGTCAGGCCTGTTACACCTCAAGACGTTCAACAATCCAGCATTAAGAGAATTCCCGGCTCCCGAAAGGTTTCCACGTGTGCAAACGATGGTACTGTCGTACGCTTATCACTGTTGCTCGTTCCTGTCGGTCGAAGTGGAGGATCCGGTGACCAAGTCCTCCGTTCAAGAGTCTATCCTGTTCCCCACTGACAACGATTTCGATATGATCCTTTGGAACTCGAGCTTTACCGATATCTGGCCACAGCTTA ATAACATGACCGACAAATTTGGCTCGCAAATAAATGAACTTTGGGCTAACTTTGGTTCAGATTTTACGTACCCTGGTAACCTGCCCTCATACGTTGAGGATTATTTTGAAGAGCAGAACAGCCGAGCTACCCAACCAGCTCGAACACTGCCTTCTCACGTACAGTGCCTACCTCAACCTG GTCCTTTTCTACCCTGCCAGGATCTCTTCGACTGGTGGACTCTACGTTGTGGTGTATGGGTAGTATTTCTGCTCGCCATGCTTGGGAATGGAACTGTAGTGTTCGTGTTAATATTCTCCAGGAGCAAGATGGATGTCCCacgatttctcgtttgcaacctTGCAGCAGCAGACTTTTTTATGGGCATTTATCTAG gTCTTTTGGCGGTGGTGGACGCTTCTACCCTAGGAGAATTCCGGATGTATGCTATACCATGGCAAACTTCCGCTGGATGCCAGTTAGCCGGCTTTCTGGGTGTTCTCAGTTCTGAGTTAAGCGTGTATACGTTAGCAGTTATTACTCTAGAAAGGAACTACGCCATAACACATGCTATGCACCTAAACAAGAGACTTTCCCTCAAACACGCTGGTTATATAATGACTGCTGGCTGGGGTTTTGCTCTGTCGATGGCAAGTTTACCCCTAGTCGGTGTATCAGATTACAGAAAGTTCGCTATATGCTTACCATTCGAGACCAATGGAAACGCGGCGTTGGCGTACGTGATCTTTCTCATGCTGATCAATGGCGTTGCGTTTCTCATATTAATGGGATGCTATCTGAAGATGTATTGCGCGATCAGAGGCTCCCAAGCGTGGAACTCAAATGATTCTCGAATTGCTAAGCGGATGGCTCTGCTGGTGTTCACCGACTTCCTCTGCTGGTCTCCCATAGCGTTCTTCTCGCTGACTGCCACGTTTGGGTTACAGCTGGTGTCGCTCGAACAGGCGAAAGTATTCGCCGTGTTCGTACTGCCATTAAACTCCTGTTGTAACCCGTTTTTATACGCCATCTTGACCAAACAGTTCAAGAAAGATTGCGTACTTATTTGCAAGGCGATCGAGGAGTCCAGGGTGACCAGGGGGATCGGCAGATGCCGGCATAGCTCCAACTTCAGCAACAGGCAGACTCCTGTAAATACGAATAGCCTGGTGGATAGGTCGTCGCGAGAGAATCAGGCACCGTGCGCCTGTAATTCAAGATTACTTGAAACTAGCCAGTGTTCTGGCTATCGACGATGGGGCACCAGGATACTGTGGCCATGTGCCAGGGACACCAGGCCTAGACACGCACGTAGCGATCAGTACGCTTATCAGATCGCGGAGATCCAACAGAAGCAGCATAAACGAGCCTCGTCGGTGTCCTCCAGTGAAAACTTCTCTTCGTCTAGATCGGATTCCTGGAGACAAACTCATCATTGCGGTATTCCATTGAGGTTATTGGATCCTAAACGAAGAGCTTCTTCGTGGTTGATCACCAGGAAACCGTCGCAAGAATCGAACCTCAGTTCCTCCAGGAACGATTCCTCCGGTTCCGCTACTACTGCCAGCACCAGCACCTGGAGAATTTCAAGGTCTAGTGCATCTTTAGAGATTAATGCGAGGAACACGCCCAGACCAACTAGGTCAAAGCCACGACTTACCCGTCAGCTGGCCATCCAGGAGCCTGAACCACCCGGATCACCAAGCAGATTAGCCGTCAGGCTCCTCGCAACCATACCCTCCGCGGCAGAGACCAGTGACCAGCAAGATGACGACAATACGCCGCAAAATTGA
- the Rk gene encoding G-protein coupled receptor rickets isoform X4: MSLSNNRIETLEEHVFQRVTNLLSLDLRGNPIKEIHGNTFRNLRKLRKLILSNLKELRIFPNLNGTKSLEVLRLDRAQVTSVPTSLCEQCPKLKSLDMKSNFLTEMPNLRNCSELRVLDLASNVIPSLPDEPFKGLNMLHDLLLSNNKLQVIPSDAFVGLSRLQVLDLESNYIEYIHPDAFKETKHLEDLNLGNNVFPALPTLGLSGLLHLKTFNNPALREFPAPERFPRVQTMVLSYAYHCCSFLSVEVEDPVTKSSVQESILFPTDNDFDMILWNSSFTDIWPQLNNMTDKFGSQINELWANFGSDFTYPGNLPSYVEDYFEEQNSRATQPARTLPSHVQCLPQPGPFLPCQDLFDWWTLRCGVWVVFLLAMLGNGTVVFVLIFSRSKMDVPRFLVCNLAAADFFMGIYLGLLAVVDASTLGEFRMYAIPWQTSAGCQLAGFLGVLSSELSVYTLAVITLERNYAITHAMHLNKRLSLKHAGYIMTAGWGFALSMASLPLVGVSDYRKFAICLPFETNGNAALAYVIFLMLINGVAFLILMGCYLKMYCAIRGSQAWNSNDSRIAKRMALLVFTDFLCWSPIAFFSLTATFGLQLVSLEQAKVFAVFVLPLNSCCNPFLYAILTKQFKKDCVLICKAIEESRVTRGIGRCRHSSNFSNRQTPVNTNSLVDRSSRENQAPCACNSRLLETSQCSGYRRWGTRILWPCARDTRPRHARSDQYAYQIAEIQQKQHKRASSVSSSENFSSSRSDSWRQTHHCGIPLRLLDPKRRASSWLITRKPSQESNLSSSRNDSSGSATTASTSTWRISRSSASLEINARNTPRPTRSKPRLTRQLAIQEPEPPGSPSRLAVRLLATIPSAAETSDQQDDDNTPQN, encoded by the exons at GTCCCTGTCGAACAACCGGATCGAAACACTGGAAGAACACGTTTTTCAGCGTGTCACTAATCTATTGTCGCTCGATCTACGCGGAAATCCGATCAAGGAAATACACGGCAACACTTTCCGCAATCTACGCAAGCTCCGTAAATT gATCCTTTCGAATCTGAAAGAATTACGGATATTTCCGAATCTAAATGGGACAAAATCGCTGGAGGTATTGAGGTTAGATCGCGCACAAGTGACGAGCGTTCCAACAAGTTTGTGCGAGCAGTGTCCAAAATTGAAAAGTCT CGACATGAAATCGAATTTTCTAACGGAGATGCCAAATTTACGAAATTGCAGCGAACTGAGGGTTCT GGATTTGGCCAGTAACGTGATTCCTTCATTGCCAGATGAGCCGTTTAAAGGTCTGAATATGTTACACGACCTGCTTCTGTCGAACAACAAGCTGCAAGTGATCCCAAGCGACGCGTTCGTCGGGTTGTCAAGGTTGCAGGTGTT GGATCTAGAGAGCAATTACATCGAATATATTCATCCCGATGCGTTTAAAGAGACGAAACATTTAGAGGATTT aaatCTCGGAAATAACGTATTTCCAGCACTGCCAACATTGGGACTGTCAGGCCTGTTACACCTCAAGACGTTCAACAATCCAGCATTAAGAGAATTCCCGGCTCCCGAAAGGTTTCCACGTGTGCAAACGATGGTACTGTCGTACGCTTATCACTGTTGCTCGTTCCTGTCGGTCGAAGTGGAGGATCCGGTGACCAAGTCCTCCGTTCAAGAGTCTATCCTGTTCCCCACTGACAACGATTTCGATATGATCCTTTGGAACTCGAGCTTTACCGATATCTGGCCACAGCTTA ATAACATGACCGACAAATTTGGCTCGCAAATAAATGAACTTTGGGCTAACTTTGGTTCAGATTTTACGTACCCTGGTAACCTGCCCTCATACGTTGAGGATTATTTTGAAGAGCAGAACAGCCGAGCTACCCAACCAGCTCGAACACTGCCTTCTCACGTACAGTGCCTACCTCAACCTG GTCCTTTTCTACCCTGCCAGGATCTCTTCGACTGGTGGACTCTACGTTGTGGTGTATGGGTAGTATTTCTGCTCGCCATGCTTGGGAATGGAACTGTAGTGTTCGTGTTAATATTCTCCAGGAGCAAGATGGATGTCCCacgatttctcgtttgcaacctTGCAGCAGCAGACTTTTTTATGGGCATTTATCTAG gTCTTTTGGCGGTGGTGGACGCTTCTACCCTAGGAGAATTCCGGATGTATGCTATACCATGGCAAACTTCCGCTGGATGCCAGTTAGCCGGCTTTCTGGGTGTTCTCAGTTCTGAGTTAAGCGTGTATACGTTAGCAGTTATTACTCTAGAAAGGAACTACGCCATAACACATGCTATGCACCTAAACAAGAGACTTTCCCTCAAACACGCTGGTTATATAATGACTGCTGGCTGGGGTTTTGCTCTGTCGATGGCAAGTTTACCCCTAGTCGGTGTATCAGATTACAGAAAGTTCGCTATATGCTTACCATTCGAGACCAATGGAAACGCGGCGTTGGCGTACGTGATCTTTCTCATGCTGATCAATGGCGTTGCGTTTCTCATATTAATGGGATGCTATCTGAAGATGTATTGCGCGATCAGAGGCTCCCAAGCGTGGAACTCAAATGATTCTCGAATTGCTAAGCGGATGGCTCTGCTGGTGTTCACCGACTTCCTCTGCTGGTCTCCCATAGCGTTCTTCTCGCTGACTGCCACGTTTGGGTTACAGCTGGTGTCGCTCGAACAGGCGAAAGTATTCGCCGTGTTCGTACTGCCATTAAACTCCTGTTGTAACCCGTTTTTATACGCCATCTTGACCAAACAGTTCAAGAAAGATTGCGTACTTATTTGCAAGGCGATCGAGGAGTCCAGGGTGACCAGGGGGATCGGCAGATGCCGGCATAGCTCCAACTTCAGCAACAGGCAGACTCCTGTAAATACGAATAGCCTGGTGGATAGGTCGTCGCGAGAGAATCAGGCACCGTGCGCCTGTAATTCAAGATTACTTGAAACTAGCCAGTGTTCTGGCTATCGACGATGGGGCACCAGGATACTGTGGCCATGTGCCAGGGACACCAGGCCTAGACACGCACGTAGCGATCAGTACGCTTATCAGATCGCGGAGATCCAACAGAAGCAGCATAAACGAGCCTCGTCGGTGTCCTCCAGTGAAAACTTCTCTTCGTCTAGATCGGATTCCTGGAGACAAACTCATCATTGCGGTATTCCATTGAGGTTATTGGATCCTAAACGAAGAGCTTCTTCGTGGTTGATCACCAGGAAACCGTCGCAAGAATCGAACCTCAGTTCCTCCAGGAACGATTCCTCCGGTTCCGCTACTACTGCCAGCACCAGCACCTGGAGAATTTCAAGGTCTAGTGCATCTTTAGAGATTAATGCGAGGAACACGCCCAGACCAACTAGGTCAAAGCCACGACTTACCCGTCAGCTGGCCATCCAGGAGCCTGAACCACCCGGATCACCAAGCAGATTAGCCGTCAGGCTCCTCGCAACCATACCCTCCGCGGCAGAGACCAGTGACCAGCAAGATGACGACAATACGCCGCAAAATTGA